From the genome of Spinacia oleracea cultivar Varoflay chromosome 2, BTI_SOV_V1, whole genome shotgun sequence, one region includes:
- the LOC110786300 gene encoding wax ester synthase/diacylglycerol acyltransferase 11-like, which produces MDYVIRNRKKGIINIPKEGIKPLTISCSGELTMLREERFELLSPSSVAFHKPDFNIHVVAVMGFSTPVDVDLLKAKFPTTLCKHPRFSSVVEGDPCKGEELRWTRTEVDINKHIIVPKINHPAIKSPQNFVENYIHNLSKTTLDKSRPLWEVHVLNLNISDEVKGLTIFRIHHSLGDGTSLVSLLMALTRKTSDPNSLPTIPGPKIRDDSKNNRKWLLFRWIFALWMILKLVWNTSMDILMFIATTLFLKDNSPFKGSPNGSSAPRRVVYKSFSLDDMKLVKNAVGATINDVALGITQAGLSRYLSRNCVNEGNSHEDARKKTNKFLNNIRLRSVLLVNIRPSGGLQDLADMMEKDAEVKWGNALGYMLLPFNLGLHDDPLDYVRSAKKTVDKKKHSLEAIYTFFMAEIVMKFFGSKVASGISDRINANTTIAFSNLAGPMEEIGFYGLPMTFLAPSSYGQPHPVMINFLSYSNKMTIVLAVDEHAVPDPHQLCDDIVDSLKLIKDVVIAKALVKEPAQHL; this is translated from the exons ATGGATTACGTGATCCGTAACAGGAAGAAAGGGATAATAAATATCCCGAAAGAGGGGATTAAACCCTTAACGATTAGTTGTAGTGGAGAATTAACGATGTTAAGAGAAGAGAGGTTCGAGTTATTAAGTCCATCATCGGTAGCGTTTCATAAGCCAGATTTCAACATACATGTTGTAGCAGTTATGGGTTTCAGCACTCCTGTTGATGTTGACCTTTTGAAGGCCAAATTTCCAACCACCCTTTGCAAGCACCCTCGTTTTTCTAGTGTTGTG GAAGGAGATCCATGTAAAGGAGAAGAACTAAGATGGACAAGAACAGAAGTAGACATAAACAAACACATCATAGTTCCAAAAATAAACCATCCAGCCATAAAATCACCACAAAATTTCGTTGAAAACTACATACACAACCTAAGTAAAACAACCTTAGACAAATCAAGACCACTTTGGGAAGTCCATGTACTTAACCTAAACATCTCTGATGAAGTTAAGGGCTTAACAATATTTCGTATCCATCACTCACTCGGCGATGGCACGTCTCTAGTCTCTCTATTAATGGCCCTTACGCGTAAGACCTCTGATCCCAACTCCTTACCAACCATTCCCGGTCCTAAAATACGCGATGATAGTAAAAATAATCGTAAATGGTTACTTTTTAGATGGATTTTTGCGTTATGGATGATACTAAAATTGGTTTGGAATACTTCAATGGATATATTGATGTTCATAGCAACTACGTTGTTTTTGAAGGATAATTCTCCATTTAAGGGTTCTCCTAATGGAAGTAGTGCTCCTAGGCGTGTTGTTTACAAAAGTTTTAGTCTTGATGATATGAAATTGGTCAAGAATGCAGTTGGTGCT ACCATCAATGATGTCGCGCTTGGAATCACACAAGCTGGTTTATCTCGGTATCTTAGCAGGAACTGTG TAAATGAAGGAAACAGTCATGAAGATGCGAGAAAGAAAACAAACAAGTTTCTGAACAATATTCGTCTTAGATCGGTTCTTCTAGTGAATATTCGACCGTCTGGAGGACTTCAG GATTTAGCAGATATGATGGAGAAAGATGCAGAAGTAAAATGGGGAAATGCATTAGGCTACATGCTTCTTCCATTTAACCTTGGATTGCATGATGATCCCTTGGATTACGTCCGAAGTGCCAAGAAAACCGTTGATAAAAAGAAGCATTCTTTAGAAGCCATTTACACTTTTTTCATGGCTGAGATTGTTATGAAGTTTTTTGGTTCTAAG GTAGCAAGTGGTATATCTGATAGAATAAATGCGAATACAACAATCGCCTTCTCAAATTTAGCTGGACCAATGGAAGAGATAGGCTTTTATGGCCTTCCAATGACTTTTCTTGCCCCATCTTCCTATGGTCAACCACAT CCGGTGATGATAAACTTCCTAAGTTATAGTAACAAGATGACAATAGTTCTGGCTGTGGACGAACACGCAGTTCCAGATCCTCATCAATTGTGTGATGACATTGTTGATTCTCTCAAACTAATCAAGGATGTTGTTATAGCTAAGGCACTTGTTAAGGAACCTGCACAACATTTATAA
- the LOC110785028 gene encoding cytochrome b561 and DOMON domain-containing protein At3g61750: protein MKNMTNLGSQICVIKSYFWVLLFLVILQQKCVHLANAAVAGVNEANAGVQDGISQFCSIDLASFLPPPYGNLSYKSCHPVWETFVLRYYQSKEDNTVTFVLSALYTTGWVGIGFSKDGLMVGGSAMVGWISKLGHAKIKQYHLKGRKPHEVIPGQGDLNLTSIPPVVVLDGATLYLGFQLQFNALLQQQPTLLAYGSRIPLNHKLTVHDDKTTIHIDYSTGSAATNDAVAGGFDKMKRSHGILGIFGWGLILPCGAMIARFLKHKEPLWYYLHSVIQIVGFLIVLTGVVVGQALYDRIHADISAHRGIGYFALTLSIIQVLAFFVRPGKESKIRGLWAAYHRWFGVITLFFGALNIVLGIQVGGAGSGWKIGYGFLLGFTIVTAIVLQVLSMLRSSVKPPEGPQHPSAYQMS, encoded by the exons ATGAAAAACATGACTAATTTGGGATCTCAAATTTGTGTAATAAAATCATACTTCTGGGTTTTATTATTTCTAGTTATATTACAGCAAAAGTGTGTTCATTTAGCTAATGCTGCTGTAGCTGGTGTTAATGAAGCAAATGCAGGAGTTCAGGATGGAATATCACAGTTCTGCAGCATTGATTTAGCAAGTTTTCTTCCTCCTCCATATGGAAACCTGTCCTATAAAAGTTGTCATCCTGTTTGGGAAACTTTTGTTTTAAGG TATTACCAGAGCAAAGAAGATAACACTGTAACATTTGTATTATCAGCACTATACACAACAGGATGGGTTGGAATTGGATTCTCAAAAGATGGGTTGATGGTGGGTGGCAGTGCCATGGTAGGGTGGATAAGCAAACTTGGGCACGCGAAAATCAAGCAGTATCATCTAAAAGGTCGGAAACCTCATGAGGTTATCCCAGGACAGGGTGACCTCAATCTGACAAGCATTCCCCCTGTTGTGGTTCTTGATGGAGCTACCCTTTACTTAGGTTTCCAGCTTCAGTTCAATGCTCTTCTTCAGCAGCAACCCACTCTGCTAGCTTATGGAAGCAGGATTCCCCTTAATCATAAACTCACAGTTCATGATGATAAAACCACCATACATATCGATTACTCGACTG GTTCTGCTGCTACAAATGATGCCGTAGCCGGAGGTTTCGACAAGATGAAAAGAAGCCATGGAATATTGGGTATATTTGGGTGGGGACTTATTCTTCCTTGTGGGGCTATGATTGCCAGGTTTCTCAAGCACAAGGAACCTCTATGGTATTATCTGCACTCTGTTATTCAGATTGTAGGTTTTCTCATCGTACTGACAGGAGTCGTGGTTGGTCAAGCACTTTACGATCGTATCCACGCAGATATTTCTGCACATAGAGGCATTGGATATTTTGCTCTCACCCTTAGCATTATTCAG GTGTTGGCATTCTTTGTGAGGCCGGGTAAAGAGTCTAAGATACGCGGGCTTTGGGCTGCATACCATCGTTGGTTCGGAGTGATTACCCTCTTCTTTGGAGCACTAAATATCGTGCTCGGGATTCAAGTTGGGGGTGCTGGTTCTGGATGGAAGATAGGATATGGATTTCTACTTGGTTTCACTATTGTTACAGCAATTGTTTTACAGGTTCTATCTATGCTAAGAAGCTCAGTGAAACCACCTGAAGGTCCTCAACATCCTTCTGCCTACCAAATGAGTTAA